A section of the Echeneis naucrates chromosome 12, fEcheNa1.1, whole genome shotgun sequence genome encodes:
- the atp5fa1 gene encoding ATP synthase F(1) complex subunit alpha, mitochondrial isoform X1 translates to MLSVRVAAALARTLPRRAGFVSKNVAAACVGAKNLHTTRPWLQKTGTAEVSSILEEKIMGADTSADLEETGRVLSIGDGIARVYGLRNVQAEEMVEFSSGLKGMSLNLEPDNVGVVVFGNDKLIKEGDIVKRTGAIVDVPVGEELLGRVVDALGNAIDGKGPLGSKTRRRVGLKAPGIIPRISVREPMQTGIKAVDSLVPIGRGQRELIIGDRQTGKTAIAIDTIINQKRFNDGTDEKKKLYCIYVAIGQKRSTVAQLVKRLTDADAMKYTIVVSATASDAAPLQYLAPYSGCSMGEYFRDNGKHALIIYDDLSKQAVAYRQMSLLLRRPPGREAYPGDVFYLHSRLLERAAKMNDNFGGGSLTALPVIETQAGDVSAYIPTNVISITDGQIFLETELFYKGIRPAINVGLSVSRVGSAAQTRAMKQVAGTMKLELAQYREVAAFAQFGSDLDAATQQLLNRGVRLTELLKQGQYSPMAIEEQVAVIYAGVRGHLDKMEPSKITKFEKAFLQHILSQHQDLLAAIKADGKISEASDAKLKQIVLNFLSSFE, encoded by the exons ATGCTGTCAGTTCGCGTCGCAGCGGCTCTCGCCCGCACCCTCCCTCGACGGGCCGGATTT GTGTCCAAGAATGTTGCTGCAGCATGTGTAGGAGCTAAGAATCTACACACCACCCGACCATGGCTGCAGAAAACAG gCACAGCTGAGGTCTCATCCATTTTGGAGGAGAAGATCATGGGAGCTGACACCAGTGCTGATTTGGAAGAGACTGGTCGTGTGCTCTCCATTGGAGATGGTATTGCCAGAGTGTACGGTCTTAGGAACGTACAGGCTGAGGAGATGGTGGAGTTTTCTTCTGGTCTGAAG GGAATGTCTCTGAACTTGGAGCCCGACAATGTTGGTGTTGTGGTGTTTGGTAATGACAAGTTGATCAAGGAGGGTGACATTGTCAAGAGAACTGGAGCCATTGTAGATGTTCCTGTTGGCGAGGAGCTCCTGGGCCGCGTTGTTGATGCTCTGGGAAATGCCATCGATGGAAAG GGCCCCCTTGGCTCTAAGACCCGTAGGCGTGTAGGTTTGAAGGCCCCTGGTATCATCCCCCGTATCTCTGTGAGGGAGCCCATGCAGACTGGAATCAAAGCCGTGGACAGTTTGGTCCCTATTGGTCGTGGACAGCGTGAGCTCATCATTGGAGACAGGCAGACTGG CAAAACTGCAATTGCCATTGACACAATCATCAATCAGAAGCGCTTCAATGATGGAACTgatgagaagaagaagctgtaTTGCATCTATGTTGCTATTGGCCAGAAGAGATCCACTGTGGCTCAGCTGGTGAAGAGGCTCACTGATGCCGATGCCATGAAATATACTATTGTGGTGTCTGCTACTGCCTCTGATGCTGCTCCACTGCAGTACCTGGCTCCCTACTCTGGCTGCTCAATGGGAGAGTACTTCAGAGACAATGGCAAGCATGCCCTGATCATCTATGATGATCTGTCCAAGCAG GCTGTCGCCTACCGTCAGATGTCTTTGCTGCTCCGCCGTCCCCCTGGTCGTGAGGCTTACCCTGGAGATGTCTTCTACTTGCATTCCCGTCTGCTGGAGAGAGCTGCTAAGATGAACGACAACTTTGGTGGTGGCTCCCTCACAGCCCTTCCTGTTATTGAGACACAGGCTGGTGACGTGTCAGCCTACATTCCAACTAATGTCATCTCCATCACAGACGGACAG ATCTTCTTGGAGACCGAGCTGTTCTACAAGGGTATCCGTCCTGCCATCAACGTTGGTCTGTCCGTGTCACGTGTCGGCTCTGCTGCCCAGACAAGGGCCATGAAGCAG GTGGCCGGTACCATGAAGCTGGAGCTGGCCCAGTACCGTGAGGTGGCTGCCTTCGCTCAGTTTGGTTCTGACTTGGACGCTGCCactcagcagctgctgaacCGTGGTGTTCGTCTGACTGAGCTCCTCAAACAGGGGCAGTATT CTCCCATGGCTATTGAAGAACAGGTAGCAGTCATTTATGCTGGTGTGAGGGGACACCTAGACAAAATGGAGCCTAGCAAAATCACCAAATTCGAGAAGGCTTTCCTGCAGCACATTTTGAGCCAGCATCAGGACCTGCTGGCAGCTATTAA GGCTGATGGAAAAATCTCTGAGGCATCCGA
- the atp5fa1 gene encoding ATP synthase F(1) complex subunit alpha, mitochondrial isoform X2, with amino-acid sequence MLSVRVAAALARTLPRRAGFVSKNVAAACVGAKNLHTTRPWLQKTGTAEVSSILEEKIMGADTSADLEETGRVLSIGDGIARVYGLRNVQAEEMVEFSSGLKGMSLNLEPDNVGVVVFGNDKLIKEGDIVKRTGAIVDGPLGSKTRRRVGLKAPGIIPRISVREPMQTGIKAVDSLVPIGRGQRELIIGDRQTGKTAIAIDTIINQKRFNDGTDEKKKLYCIYVAIGQKRSTVAQLVKRLTDADAMKYTIVVSATASDAAPLQYLAPYSGCSMGEYFRDNGKHALIIYDDLSKQAVAYRQMSLLLRRPPGREAYPGDVFYLHSRLLERAAKMNDNFGGGSLTALPVIETQAGDVSAYIPTNVISITDGQIFLETELFYKGIRPAINVGLSVSRVGSAAQTRAMKQVAGTMKLELAQYREVAAFAQFGSDLDAATQQLLNRGVRLTELLKQGQYSPMAIEEQVAVIYAGVRGHLDKMEPSKITKFEKAFLQHILSQHQDLLAAIKADGKISEASDAKLKQIVLNFLSSFE; translated from the exons ATGCTGTCAGTTCGCGTCGCAGCGGCTCTCGCCCGCACCCTCCCTCGACGGGCCGGATTT GTGTCCAAGAATGTTGCTGCAGCATGTGTAGGAGCTAAGAATCTACACACCACCCGACCATGGCTGCAGAAAACAG gCACAGCTGAGGTCTCATCCATTTTGGAGGAGAAGATCATGGGAGCTGACACCAGTGCTGATTTGGAAGAGACTGGTCGTGTGCTCTCCATTGGAGATGGTATTGCCAGAGTGTACGGTCTTAGGAACGTACAGGCTGAGGAGATGGTGGAGTTTTCTTCTGGTCTGAAG GGAATGTCTCTGAACTTGGAGCCCGACAATGTTGGTGTTGTGGTGTTTGGTAATGACAAGTTGATCAAGGAGGGTGACATTGTCAAGAGAACTGGAGCCATTGTAGAT GGCCCCCTTGGCTCTAAGACCCGTAGGCGTGTAGGTTTGAAGGCCCCTGGTATCATCCCCCGTATCTCTGTGAGGGAGCCCATGCAGACTGGAATCAAAGCCGTGGACAGTTTGGTCCCTATTGGTCGTGGACAGCGTGAGCTCATCATTGGAGACAGGCAGACTGG CAAAACTGCAATTGCCATTGACACAATCATCAATCAGAAGCGCTTCAATGATGGAACTgatgagaagaagaagctgtaTTGCATCTATGTTGCTATTGGCCAGAAGAGATCCACTGTGGCTCAGCTGGTGAAGAGGCTCACTGATGCCGATGCCATGAAATATACTATTGTGGTGTCTGCTACTGCCTCTGATGCTGCTCCACTGCAGTACCTGGCTCCCTACTCTGGCTGCTCAATGGGAGAGTACTTCAGAGACAATGGCAAGCATGCCCTGATCATCTATGATGATCTGTCCAAGCAG GCTGTCGCCTACCGTCAGATGTCTTTGCTGCTCCGCCGTCCCCCTGGTCGTGAGGCTTACCCTGGAGATGTCTTCTACTTGCATTCCCGTCTGCTGGAGAGAGCTGCTAAGATGAACGACAACTTTGGTGGTGGCTCCCTCACAGCCCTTCCTGTTATTGAGACACAGGCTGGTGACGTGTCAGCCTACATTCCAACTAATGTCATCTCCATCACAGACGGACAG ATCTTCTTGGAGACCGAGCTGTTCTACAAGGGTATCCGTCCTGCCATCAACGTTGGTCTGTCCGTGTCACGTGTCGGCTCTGCTGCCCAGACAAGGGCCATGAAGCAG GTGGCCGGTACCATGAAGCTGGAGCTGGCCCAGTACCGTGAGGTGGCTGCCTTCGCTCAGTTTGGTTCTGACTTGGACGCTGCCactcagcagctgctgaacCGTGGTGTTCGTCTGACTGAGCTCCTCAAACAGGGGCAGTATT CTCCCATGGCTATTGAAGAACAGGTAGCAGTCATTTATGCTGGTGTGAGGGGACACCTAGACAAAATGGAGCCTAGCAAAATCACCAAATTCGAGAAGGCTTTCCTGCAGCACATTTTGAGCCAGCATCAGGACCTGCTGGCAGCTATTAA GGCTGATGGAAAAATCTCTGAGGCATCCGA